A section of the Corynebacterium tuberculostearicum genome encodes:
- the mraY gene encoding phospho-N-acetylmuramoyl-pentapeptide-transferase: MTQIIIAGILSFLVAIFTTPMLVRYFSGVGKGQEIREDGPQLHLRKRGTPTMGGLAILLAITVAYLVVGIYARVTGNGGFSPSGLLVYFLTMGLGGLGFADDFIKLFKKRNLGLNKTAKLVGQLAVALIFGILALQFPDEHGLTPASTNLSFVRDFETFDIAVGGAIIGTIVFLVFLYLLIAAWSNAVNLTDGLDGLAAGTTAMVMGAYALISFWQFRNSCAVSPAAGCYEVRDPLDLAVLAAAGLGGCLGFLWWNAAPAKIFMGDTGSLALGGLVAGLSVTTRTELLMIIIGAIFVIETVSVVIQIIVFRSTGKRFFRMAPIHHHFENGGWAETAVVTRFWLLSAMAAIAGVCIFYGDWLSAVGFAS, encoded by the coding sequence ATGACTCAGATCATTATCGCGGGCATCCTCAGCTTCCTCGTCGCGATCTTTACCACTCCCATGTTGGTGCGCTACTTTTCCGGCGTAGGCAAGGGGCAAGAAATCCGCGAGGACGGACCGCAGCTGCACCTGCGCAAGCGCGGCACCCCCACCATGGGCGGACTGGCGATTCTGCTGGCCATCACCGTGGCCTACCTCGTGGTGGGAATTTATGCCCGCGTGACCGGTAACGGTGGTTTTAGCCCCTCCGGTCTCTTGGTCTATTTCCTCACGATGGGCCTGGGCGGTCTGGGTTTTGCCGATGACTTCATCAAGCTGTTCAAAAAGCGCAACCTCGGCCTGAACAAGACCGCCAAGCTGGTTGGTCAGCTGGCCGTGGCGCTCATCTTCGGCATCCTGGCGCTGCAGTTCCCAGACGAGCACGGATTGACCCCAGCGTCTACCAACCTTTCCTTCGTTCGCGATTTTGAAACCTTCGACATCGCCGTGGGCGGCGCCATCATCGGCACCATTGTCTTCCTGGTCTTTCTCTATCTACTCATTGCTGCGTGGTCGAACGCCGTGAACCTCACCGACGGACTCGACGGCTTGGCCGCAGGCACCACCGCGATGGTGATGGGCGCCTATGCACTGATTTCCTTCTGGCAGTTCCGCAACTCTTGCGCCGTCTCGCCAGCGGCAGGGTGCTACGAGGTTCGCGATCCGCTCGACTTGGCCGTGCTGGCTGCAGCTGGCCTGGGCGGTTGCTTGGGCTTTTTGTGGTGGAATGCCGCACCGGCCAAGATCTTCATGGGCGATACCGGTTCGCTTGCACTCGGCGGCCTCGTCGCCGGCCTCTCGGTGACGACTCGCACCGAACTGCTCATGATCATCATCGGCGCCATCTTCGTGATTGAGACGGTCTCCGTCGTCATCCAGATCATCGTCTTCCGCAGCACCGGAAAGCGCTTCTTCCGCATGGCGCCCATCCACCACCACTTTGAAAATGGTGGCTGGGCCGAGACCGCCGTGGTCACCCGCTTCTGGCTGCTAAGCGCCATGGCCGCTATCGCCGGCGTATGCATCTTCTACGGCGACTGGCTGTCTGCCGTCGGCTTTGCTTCCTAA
- a CDS encoding UDP-N-acetylmuramoyl-L-alanyl-D-glutamate--2,6-diaminopimelate ligase, with product MTVSLDTLAQLSGGRVIGDATVEVSACGLDSSRLPEGALFAALPGTRVHGAQFARDTKAGAVLTDAAGLDLLTEAQETRPILVVEDIRAVLGPISAEIYGHPTRDLTVIGVTGTSGKTTTSYLLEAGLLHAGHSVGLIGTTGTRINRTPVPTSLTTPEAPTLQELFARMKNEGVTHVVMEVSSHALELGRVRGTRFAVGGFTNLSQDHLDFHPTMEDYFQAKAKLFAGEQAAERAVLCIDDEWGERMRGVAKSAGHPVTTVATQGASATISARQTAAEATGAQEVALNYDGADFTFRLPLPGEFNIANACLALGMATAVGEDPAEFLSGVEKVAVPGRMERIDRGQDFVAVVDYAHKPAAIAAVLDTLRGQLEGTTGRVGIVVGAGGDRDSSKRPIMGAAAASRADLTVVTDDNPRSEDPATIRAAVMEGAREAAPQGDIREVGSRARAIDEVVDWAEPGDAVIVVGKGHEVGQLVNGKTLHFDDREEMARAIEEKLAGTPHRDTLGDAKE from the coding sequence ATGACCGTTTCTTTGGATACTCTCGCCCAGCTTTCTGGCGGGCGCGTCATTGGTGATGCCACCGTGGAGGTTTCCGCGTGCGGGCTGGATTCTTCCCGTTTGCCGGAAGGCGCGCTCTTTGCCGCCCTGCCGGGCACGCGCGTACACGGCGCGCAGTTCGCTCGCGATACCAAGGCGGGAGCTGTGCTTACCGACGCCGCCGGACTCGACCTGCTTACCGAAGCCCAAGAGACCCGCCCCATCTTGGTGGTAGAGGATATTCGTGCCGTGCTCGGTCCAATCTCCGCCGAGATTTATGGCCACCCCACCCGCGACCTGACGGTTATCGGCGTTACCGGCACCTCCGGCAAGACCACCACCAGCTACTTGCTGGAGGCCGGCTTGCTCCACGCCGGGCATTCTGTGGGCCTAATCGGGACCACCGGTACCCGTATTAACCGCACGCCGGTTCCCACCTCGCTCACCACGCCTGAGGCGCCGACCCTACAAGAGCTTTTCGCGCGCATGAAGAACGAGGGCGTTACCCACGTGGTGATGGAAGTGTCCTCGCACGCGCTGGAGCTAGGACGCGTGCGCGGAACTCGGTTTGCGGTAGGCGGGTTTACGAACCTGAGCCAGGACCACCTTGATTTTCACCCCACCATGGAGGACTACTTCCAGGCTAAGGCGAAGCTTTTCGCCGGGGAACAGGCGGCGGAACGAGCCGTCCTCTGCATCGATGATGAGTGGGGCGAGCGCATGCGCGGCGTCGCCAAGAGCGCCGGCCACCCAGTTACTACGGTTGCCACCCAGGGCGCTTCGGCCACGATTAGCGCGCGCCAAACCGCCGCTGAGGCCACCGGTGCCCAGGAGGTAGCCCTGAATTATGACGGTGCCGATTTCACCTTCCGGCTGCCGCTGCCTGGCGAGTTCAATATCGCCAATGCCTGCTTGGCGCTCGGCATGGCCACCGCGGTAGGAGAGGACCCAGCGGAGTTCCTGTCGGGCGTGGAGAAGGTCGCAGTCCCCGGCCGAATGGAGCGCATCGACCGCGGCCAGGACTTTGTGGCCGTAGTGGACTACGCGCATAAGCCCGCGGCCATCGCTGCGGTGCTCGACACCTTGCGCGGCCAGCTGGAGGGAACCACGGGGCGCGTCGGCATTGTCGTCGGCGCCGGCGGAGACCGCGATAGCTCTAAGCGCCCCATCATGGGCGCAGCCGCAGCCAGCCGCGCAGACCTTACCGTGGTGACCGATGACAACCCTCGCTCCGAGGACCCCGCCACCATTCGCGCGGCGGTGATGGAGGGCGCACGGGAAGCCGCCCCGCAGGGCGATATCCGCGAGGTAGGCTCACGCGCCCGTGCCATCGATGAGGTCGTCGATTGGGCCGAGCCGGGCGATGCCGTCATCGTCGTGGGCAAGGGCCACGAGGTGGGACAACTCGTGAACGGAAAGACGTTGCACTTTGATGACCGCGAGGAAATGGCCCGCGCTATCGAGGAAAAGCTGGCCGGAACCCCGCACCGCGATACTCTTGGGGATGCGAAGGAGTAG
- the murD gene encoding UDP-N-acetylmuramoyl-L-alanine--D-glutamate ligase, whose protein sequence is MTELPSSLRGRVLVAGAGVSGRGCVAMLASLGVDTTVADSNETALAELAEEYGVATVSVDSASQGDFDLVVTSPGWRPDSPLLVALQDDGVEVIGDVELAYRLDRAGVFGAPRTWLVVTGTNGKTTTTGMLAQIMQADAKRTGKRALAVGNIGVSLFDALTATPRVDVLCAELSSFQLHWSSHLRPDVGVLLNLADDHLDWHGSFDAYARAKAKVLSGEVAVVGKDDAEAVHYAADTADLFGFTAAEPTQGEVGVSAGRLVSRLNEKREDLASAEGIEPAGLAGVLDAAAAASVARLAGATPESIAQGLAAYTVAGHRGAVVHEHSGITFIDNSKATNPHAADAALKGLNSVVWIAGGQLKGAEVDGLVAKHAAHIKAAVVLGVDREEVARALAAHAPHAPVDVIETQEPFAAMNAAVEAALQHAGAGDTVLLAPAAASLDMYTGMAQRGDVFAAAARELTRN, encoded by the coding sequence ATGACCGAGTTGCCATCCTCGTTGCGCGGGCGAGTGCTCGTAGCCGGGGCGGGAGTATCGGGGCGCGGTTGCGTCGCTATGCTGGCAAGCCTCGGGGTGGATACCACCGTGGCAGATTCCAACGAGACCGCGCTGGCGGAATTGGCGGAGGAATACGGGGTAGCAACCGTCTCCGTCGATTCCGCCTCCCAAGGCGATTTTGACCTGGTGGTTACTTCGCCGGGCTGGCGTCCCGATTCGCCCTTGTTGGTCGCCCTCCAGGACGATGGGGTAGAGGTCATCGGCGACGTGGAGCTCGCGTATCGCCTGGATCGTGCGGGTGTCTTCGGCGCCCCGCGCACCTGGCTGGTAGTTACCGGAACCAACGGCAAGACCACCACTACCGGCATGTTGGCCCAGATTATGCAGGCAGATGCCAAGCGCACCGGCAAGCGCGCACTGGCGGTGGGCAATATCGGCGTTTCGCTTTTCGACGCCCTCACGGCCACCCCTCGCGTCGACGTTCTCTGTGCCGAGCTATCTTCTTTCCAGTTGCATTGGTCCAGCCATTTGCGCCCGGATGTGGGCGTGCTACTGAATTTGGCTGATGACCACCTGGATTGGCACGGATCGTTTGATGCCTATGCCCGCGCGAAGGCCAAGGTGCTCTCCGGTGAAGTCGCTGTAGTGGGCAAGGATGACGCCGAGGCGGTCCACTACGCCGCGGATACCGCAGACCTCTTCGGCTTTACTGCCGCTGAACCTACACAGGGAGAGGTGGGCGTAAGTGCCGGCCGTCTTGTCTCGCGGCTTAACGAGAAGCGCGAGGATCTCGCGTCCGCAGAGGGCATCGAGCCCGCCGGCCTGGCAGGAGTCCTCGACGCTGCGGCCGCAGCCAGCGTCGCGCGTCTGGCAGGCGCCACCCCAGAGTCCATTGCGCAGGGGCTGGCCGCATATACCGTCGCCGGGCACCGCGGCGCTGTGGTCCATGAGCATTCCGGCATTACGTTCATCGATAATTCCAAGGCCACCAACCCACATGCGGCGGATGCGGCGCTCAAGGGGCTCAATTCCGTGGTCTGGATTGCCGGCGGGCAGTTGAAAGGCGCGGAGGTGGACGGGCTCGTCGCCAAGCACGCCGCCCACATCAAAGCCGCGGTAGTCCTGGGCGTGGATAGGGAAGAGGTTGCCCGGGCCCTCGCCGCCCACGCGCCGCATGCCCCGGTGGACGTCATCGAAACGCAGGAGCCTTTCGCAGCCATGAATGCTGCGGTGGAGGCTGCACTGCAACACGCCGGTGCCGGCGATACCGTTCTTTTGGCGCCGGCTGCGGCATCGTTAGACATGTATACCGGCATGGCTCAACGCGGTGATGTATTCGCCGCGGCCGCGCGGGAGCTTACCCGCAACTAG
- the murC gene encoding UDP-N-acetylmuramate--L-alanine ligase encodes MTDPAHYDLRRVHLIGIGGSGMSGLARILAARGGVVTGSDVKDSTPVEVLRTMGAKVAIGHAAENLRLSGELPTVVVTSFAAIPQDNPELVAAKDNDIPVIRRSDLLAALMEGHKQVLLAGTHGKTSTTSMTVSAMQHAGLDPSFAIGGQLNRAGTNAHGGTGEAFVAEADESDASLLRYSPDVAVLTTIEPDHLDFFHGEEAYFQVFDDFADLVTPETGYLVVCAEDEHAARAGERALERGINVVAYGSPEKSFTSTVPLAAELVREETTAEGMDTTVKLDLPGVSETVRYELQIPGHHMVLNSMGALIAGVLSGGTPAAIAEGLADFSGVRRRFEYRGSVDKQGKPVRVFDDYAHHPTEVAAVLRAARAKVEAEGHGGRVIACFQPHLYSRTMEFDAEFAQALSLADAAVVLDIYGAREQPVEGITSRIITDKMPADMQVIFEPDFSAAARDVVSVVEPGDVVLTIGAGSVTMVAAEILDELRAS; translated from the coding sequence ATGACCGATCCCGCACACTACGATCTGCGCCGCGTCCACCTCATCGGCATTGGTGGTTCCGGCATGTCGGGGCTCGCGCGAATCCTCGCCGCTCGCGGCGGAGTGGTTACAGGTTCCGATGTCAAAGACTCCACCCCGGTTGAGGTGTTGCGCACCATGGGTGCCAAGGTCGCCATCGGCCACGCCGCAGAAAACCTGCGACTGTCTGGTGAACTGCCCACCGTCGTCGTTACTTCTTTCGCCGCCATCCCCCAAGATAATCCGGAGCTGGTAGCCGCAAAGGATAACGATATCCCGGTAATTCGCCGCTCCGATCTGCTCGCCGCCTTGATGGAAGGCCACAAGCAGGTGTTGCTGGCTGGCACCCATGGCAAAACCTCCACCACGTCCATGACCGTGAGCGCGATGCAACACGCGGGTCTCGATCCTTCCTTCGCCATCGGCGGCCAGCTCAATCGCGCGGGCACCAATGCCCACGGTGGCACCGGGGAAGCTTTCGTCGCCGAGGCCGATGAATCTGATGCCTCCCTGCTGCGCTATAGCCCCGATGTTGCGGTGCTCACCACCATCGAGCCCGATCACCTCGACTTCTTCCACGGCGAGGAAGCCTACTTCCAAGTTTTTGATGACTTTGCTGACTTGGTCACTCCGGAGACCGGCTATCTCGTTGTGTGCGCTGAAGACGAGCACGCTGCCCGGGCTGGCGAGCGGGCGCTGGAGCGCGGGATCAACGTCGTAGCCTACGGCTCGCCGGAGAAGTCTTTCACCTCTACCGTGCCGCTGGCCGCCGAGCTGGTCCGCGAAGAGACCACCGCGGAAGGCATGGACACCACCGTCAAGCTCGACCTTCCTGGCGTTTCTGAAACCGTGCGCTACGAGCTGCAGATCCCAGGCCACCACATGGTGCTCAATTCCATGGGTGCCTTGATCGCCGGTGTGCTCTCCGGTGGCACCCCGGCCGCCATCGCCGAGGGTTTGGCTGACTTTAGCGGTGTGCGCCGGCGCTTTGAGTACCGGGGGAGCGTCGACAAGCAGGGCAAACCCGTGCGCGTCTTCGATGACTATGCGCACCATCCCACCGAGGTTGCGGCGGTGCTCCGGGCCGCGCGCGCCAAGGTTGAGGCGGAAGGCCACGGCGGGCGCGTCATTGCCTGCTTCCAGCCGCACCTGTACTCACGCACCATGGAATTCGACGCCGAGTTTGCCCAGGCACTCTCGCTTGCCGACGCCGCCGTGGTACTCGATATCTACGGCGCCCGCGAACAGCCCGTGGAGGGAATTACCTCCCGCATCATTACCGATAAGATGCCCGCTGATATGCAGGTCATCTTCGAGCCGGATTTTTCCGCCGCCGCCCGCGACGTTGTGTCGGTGGTGGAGCCAGGCGATGTGGTGCTGACCATCGGTGCTGGCTCGGTAACCATGGTGGCAGCGGAAATCCTCGATGAATTGCGGGCAAGCTAG
- a CDS encoding UDP-N-acetylmuramoyl-tripeptide--D-alanyl-D-alanine ligase, whose protein sequence is MIPLSIADIAEITGGSLDCVSDPDQRVTGFIEFDSRKVTKGGLFLALPGARVDGHDYAEKAIEQGAVAVLAARPVGVPAVVVKPQGRVTGDAANADIYAHDEDGSAAAVVQALSDIAREVTRRLTAEQGLDIVGVTGSAGKTSTKDLLATIFRAEGDTVAPPGSFNNEVGLPYTALRCDEHTRFLVAEMSARGIGHIRHLTTITAPTVGVVLNVGTAHLGEFGSRENIAQAKGELVEALPSAAEGGVAVLNADDPFVAGMAPRTSAKVVYYSANKPPASDAQYYASDIQLDDVARPSFVLHAPGTDPLPVKLQVFGKHQVSNALAAAAAAIESGMDPQVVANALSGHQNASEHRMDVRTRRDGVTTIDDSYNANPDSMHAAIAALAYTSAARPDARAIAVLGEMGELGGEAVAAHRALGEVLSKYHVDHLVAVGDNDNMRAMVEAAQVRGINTTISPDVDAAAAAVEDIIRVAPAGIEDWTGREAKDVVLIKSSNAQRLWRVAEQLNRR, encoded by the coding sequence ATGATTCCACTTTCTATTGCCGATATTGCCGAAATTACCGGGGGCAGCCTCGATTGCGTGTCTGACCCAGACCAGCGCGTTACCGGGTTCATCGAATTCGATTCCCGGAAGGTAACCAAGGGCGGGCTTTTCCTTGCCCTGCCCGGTGCCCGCGTGGATGGCCACGACTATGCAGAAAAGGCCATCGAGCAGGGCGCAGTGGCGGTGCTGGCGGCGCGGCCGGTGGGGGTTCCGGCGGTCGTCGTCAAGCCCCAAGGCCGCGTTACCGGTGATGCCGCCAACGCGGATATCTATGCCCACGACGAGGACGGCTCGGCCGCCGCGGTGGTGCAGGCGCTTTCCGATATCGCGCGGGAGGTCACCCGCCGCCTGACCGCCGAGCAAGGCCTAGACATCGTGGGCGTAACCGGCTCGGCCGGAAAGACCTCCACCAAGGACCTACTGGCCACGATTTTCCGTGCTGAGGGTGACACCGTTGCCCCTCCCGGCTCCTTTAATAACGAGGTCGGCCTGCCGTATACCGCTTTGCGCTGCGATGAGCACACCCGCTTCCTAGTTGCCGAAATGTCTGCCCGCGGCATTGGTCATATCCGCCACCTGACCACCATCACCGCGCCTACTGTCGGCGTGGTACTCAACGTTGGTACCGCGCACTTGGGTGAGTTTGGCTCACGCGAGAATATTGCCCAGGCCAAAGGTGAGCTCGTGGAAGCCTTGCCCTCGGCCGCTGAGGGCGGCGTCGCCGTGCTCAATGCCGATGATCCCTTCGTCGCCGGCATGGCGCCGCGCACCTCAGCCAAGGTCGTCTACTACTCGGCCAATAAGCCGCCGGCTTCCGACGCCCAGTACTACGCCAGCGATATCCAGCTCGATGACGTCGCCCGCCCCTCGTTTGTGCTGCATGCGCCGGGAACGGACCCACTTCCGGTGAAGCTGCAGGTCTTTGGCAAGCACCAGGTCTCTAACGCTTTGGCAGCGGCCGCCGCGGCTATTGAATCGGGCATGGACCCGCAGGTGGTAGCTAATGCGCTATCCGGGCACCAGAATGCCTCGGAACACCGCATGGACGTGCGTACCCGCCGCGATGGAGTAACCACTATCGATGATTCCTATAACGCCAACCCCGATTCCATGCACGCTGCCATTGCCGCGCTGGCCTATACCTCGGCCGCCCGACCGGATGCCCGCGCCATCGCCGTGCTCGGTGAGATGGGCGAGCTCGGCGGAGAAGCGGTGGCTGCCCACCGCGCATTGGGAGAGGTGCTTTCCAAGTACCACGTTGACCACCTCGTGGCCGTGGGAGACAACGATAATATGAGGGCCATGGTTGAAGCCGCACAGGTGCGGGGTATAAATACTACTATCAGCCCGGATGTTGACGCCGCTGCGGCGGCGGTCGAAGACATCATCAGGGTAGCGCCTGCCGGCATCGAAGATTGGACCGGGCGCGAGGCCAAAGATGTAGTCCTCATCAAGTCATCAAATGCCCAGCGCCTGTGGCGCGTGGCAGAACAGCTCAATCGCCGTTAG
- the murG gene encoding undecaprenyldiphospho-muramoylpentapeptide beta-N-acetylglucosaminyltransferase codes for MNSTPISVVIAGGGTAGHIEPALAVGEALRERHGARITALGTEKGLERDIIPARGVDLSLITPVPIPRKVNAQLFKLPFNLSRAVGEAKQVLKDVGADVVFGTGGYVAGPAYIAARSLGIPFYVLETNALAGMANKLGVKMGGIGLNAHPDSGMPGEVVGIPVRPSLAEDPNGNLAADARTKWNLAELPTILITGGSQGAASINRAVAGAVEDLAQDFQLLHAYGKKNDPPAEHPNYAALPYIEDMGSALAVADLVVCRSGAMTVAEVSAAGLPAIYVPLPHGNGEQALNSRDVVEAGAAIQIPDAELTAERLISEVRGILDDRQRLESMTHAAAHASAGDVANTIADRIAARVSEAEDAAGRKDK; via the coding sequence ATGAATTCCACGCCTATTTCCGTCGTCATCGCAGGTGGCGGCACCGCCGGACACATTGAACCCGCCCTCGCCGTGGGCGAAGCTTTGCGCGAGCGCCACGGCGCACGCATCACCGCTCTCGGTACCGAAAAGGGCCTCGAGCGCGATATCATTCCCGCCCGCGGCGTGGACCTTAGCCTGATTACCCCCGTGCCAATCCCGCGCAAGGTCAACGCGCAGCTCTTCAAGCTACCGTTCAACCTCTCTCGCGCGGTGGGGGAGGCCAAGCAGGTACTCAAGGACGTCGGGGCGGATGTCGTCTTTGGCACCGGCGGCTACGTGGCCGGGCCGGCTTATATCGCTGCGCGATCCCTCGGCATCCCGTTTTATGTTCTCGAGACCAATGCTTTGGCTGGAATGGCCAATAAGCTCGGCGTGAAGATGGGTGGCATTGGACTCAACGCCCACCCAGATTCCGGCATGCCGGGCGAGGTCGTTGGCATCCCCGTTCGCCCGAGCCTGGCGGAGGACCCGAATGGCAACCTGGCCGCAGACGCGCGCACCAAGTGGAACTTGGCCGAGCTTCCCACCATTCTCATCACCGGCGGGTCCCAAGGCGCGGCCAGCATCAACCGCGCCGTTGCTGGAGCGGTGGAGGACTTGGCACAGGACTTCCAGCTCCTGCACGCCTATGGCAAGAAGAATGATCCGCCCGCGGAACACCCCAACTACGCCGCGCTCCCGTATATCGAGGACATGGGATCCGCCCTTGCGGTAGCCGACCTCGTCGTGTGCCGCTCCGGCGCGATGACCGTTGCCGAAGTATCCGCCGCAGGCCTGCCGGCCATCTACGTTCCGCTGCCGCACGGCAATGGCGAACAGGCGCTCAATTCCCGCGACGTGGTCGAGGCAGGCGCCGCCATCCAGATTCCGGACGCGGAGCTGACCGCAGAGCGACTCATCTCCGAGGTGCGCGGCATTCTCGATGACCGACAACGCCTCGAGTCGATGACGCACGCCGCCGCCCATGCCAGCGCCGGCGACGTGGCAAATACCATCGCAGACCGCATCGCCGCCCGCGTATCCGAGGCCGAAGACGCCGCTGGAAGGAAGGATAAGTAA
- a CDS encoding FtsW/RodA/SpoVE family cell cycle protein, producing MTATSQQRPRSKSFGDRVRELRERARQEAGLDYQLLRFIIFFLVGIGVLMVFSSSMATSLTEDGGVWNQALRQCVMVFLGLVAFWFGLKVSPHTLRKCVPWIVGLSIILLIAVLIPGVGTGREEVGSQSWIYLGPFSLQPSELARVAVGMFGATVLADKEHKSMKVTDPFMMYSLIAGGMFLLIVLQGDLGMALSFALVVVFTLIFAGVDWRVPATIGVAAVCGLLFIFLSGGFRSNRFHTYFDALVGNISDTQGTGFQSYQGFLSLADGGFWGVGIGQSRAKWFYLPEAKNDFIFAIVGEELGWWGGALVIVLFAALGYVGLRTAMRAQNQFQSLLAATLTIGVVTQAFVNIGYVIGLLPVTGIQLPMISAGGTAAIITIGSMGILCNVARHEPMQISAMQNFGRPLFDRLLFIGEPQPVPQPKKKQHGRHARPQEPRSRVREERFGRPVTGSGRRYPRAERRYR from the coding sequence ATGACGGCCACCTCCCAGCAGCGCCCGCGCTCCAAGAGTTTTGGCGACCGCGTTCGCGAGCTGCGCGAGCGAGCCCGCCAGGAAGCAGGCCTTGATTACCAGCTGCTGCGCTTTATCATCTTCTTCCTCGTAGGCATCGGCGTGCTCATGGTCTTTTCTTCCTCCATGGCTACTTCCCTGACCGAGGACGGCGGAGTATGGAACCAAGCATTGCGCCAGTGCGTGATGGTGTTCTTGGGTCTCGTTGCCTTTTGGTTTGGTCTCAAGGTGTCGCCGCATACCCTGCGCAAATGCGTGCCGTGGATTGTGGGTTTGTCCATCATTTTGCTCATCGCGGTGCTGATCCCTGGCGTCGGTACCGGCCGTGAAGAGGTAGGTTCCCAGTCCTGGATTTACTTGGGGCCGTTCTCCCTGCAGCCCTCGGAGCTTGCCCGCGTCGCCGTAGGCATGTTTGGTGCGACCGTATTGGCGGATAAGGAGCACAAATCCATGAAGGTGACGGATCCCTTCATGATGTACTCCCTCATTGCCGGCGGTATGTTCTTGCTCATCGTCCTTCAGGGCGACTTGGGTATGGCTTTGTCCTTTGCCCTCGTGGTTGTCTTCACCCTGATTTTCGCGGGTGTCGACTGGCGCGTTCCGGCGACCATCGGCGTCGCAGCCGTGTGTGGTTTGCTGTTTATCTTCCTTTCTGGCGGCTTCCGGTCCAACCGCTTCCACACCTATTTCGACGCCCTCGTGGGCAATATCTCCGATACTCAAGGTACGGGTTTCCAGTCCTATCAGGGCTTTCTCTCGCTTGCCGACGGCGGCTTCTGGGGCGTTGGCATTGGCCAATCCCGTGCCAAGTGGTTCTACCTGCCGGAGGCGAAAAATGACTTTATTTTCGCCATCGTGGGTGAGGAACTCGGCTGGTGGGGCGGTGCGCTCGTCATCGTGCTCTTCGCCGCACTGGGCTATGTGGGCCTGCGCACTGCGATGCGCGCACAGAACCAGTTCCAGTCCCTGCTGGCCGCAACGCTGACCATCGGTGTGGTCACGCAGGCCTTCGTCAATATTGGCTACGTCATCGGCCTGCTGCCGGTAACCGGTATTCAGCTGCCCATGATTTCGGCCGGCGGTACCGCAGCGATCATCACGATCGGCTCGATGGGCATCTTGTGCAACGTGGCGCGTCACGAACCGATGCAGATTTCCGCCATGCAGAATTTCGGTCGCCCGCTGTTCGACCGTCTCCTTTTCATCGGCGAGCCGCAGCCGGTGCCGCAGCCGAAAAAGAAGCAGCATGGCCGTCACGCCCGCCCGCAGGAGCCGCGGTCCCGCGTGCGCGAGGAGCGCTTTGGTCGCCCCGTGACCGGAAGCGGCCGCCGCTATCCGCGCGCCGAGCGCCGCTATCGATAG